The proteins below come from a single Hyphomicrobium denitrificans ATCC 51888 genomic window:
- the era gene encoding GTPase Era, whose product MATPEETHGQSEAGDRRCGFVTVLGPTNAGKSTLVNALVGTKVAIVSHKVQTTRAPIRGIAVEGQSQIVFLDTAGIFNPKRRLDRAMIDAAWSGLEDADAVLLVIDAAAGPDDDVMAIVQRLKTARMKRIAVLNKIDRVEDKPKLLALAKRLDQELAFDRIFMVSALDGKGVADLRTYLAAAVPVGPWHYGEDDVTDVPMRTQAAEMTRECIYRYLHQELPYTTTVETMSWKTLKDGSARIEQTIYVERDGQKKIVLGKNGATIKQISSAARRSIEEMAGHRVHLFLFVKVRENWESDPERYREMGLPFPKS is encoded by the coding sequence TTGGCGACGCCTGAAGAAACACACGGACAGTCCGAAGCCGGCGATCGCCGCTGCGGATTCGTGACCGTGCTCGGCCCGACGAACGCCGGCAAATCGACGCTCGTCAACGCACTCGTCGGAACCAAGGTGGCGATCGTCTCGCACAAGGTGCAGACGACGCGCGCTCCGATCCGCGGCATCGCCGTCGAAGGTCAGAGCCAGATCGTATTTCTCGATACCGCCGGCATCTTCAACCCGAAGCGGCGGCTCGACCGCGCCATGATCGACGCCGCGTGGAGCGGCCTCGAAGATGCGGACGCCGTGCTGCTGGTGATCGACGCCGCCGCAGGTCCCGACGATGACGTGATGGCGATCGTCCAGCGCCTGAAAACGGCGCGCATGAAACGCATCGCCGTTCTGAACAAGATCGATCGCGTCGAGGACAAGCCGAAGCTGCTGGCGCTGGCGAAACGTCTCGATCAGGAATTGGCCTTCGACCGGATATTCATGGTGTCCGCGCTCGACGGCAAAGGCGTTGCCGATCTGCGCACGTATCTGGCAGCCGCGGTCCCCGTCGGGCCGTGGCATTACGGCGAGGACGACGTCACCGACGTTCCGATGCGCACGCAGGCCGCTGAGATGACGCGCGAGTGCATCTATCGCTATCTGCACCAGGAGCTTCCCTACACGACGACCGTCGAGACGATGAGCTGGAAGACGCTGAAGGACGGTTCGGCGCGCATCGAGCAGACGATCTACGTCGAGCGCGACGGCCAGAAAAAGATCGTCCTCGGCAAGAACGGCGCGACCATCAAGCAGATCTCGAGCGCTGCGCGCCGTTCGATCGAGGAAATGGCGGGGCACCGGGTGCACCTGTTCCTCTTCGTCAAAGTGCGCGAGAATTGGGAAAGCGACCCGGAACGCTACCGCGAGATGGGCTTGCCCTTCCCGAAGTCGTGA
- the lepB gene encoding signal peptidase I, with translation MSIGTKTSGSSWSETLIIVVEALAIAMLVRIFFYQPFNIPSGSMKETLLVGDYLFVSKLSYGYSKFSFPFSPDLFSGRIWGAEPKRGDVAVFKLPRDNSTDYIKRVIGLPGDEIQMKGGQLFINGQAVPKVPAGSFTTREEGRERAIPVFQETLPNGVKYNVLDSDPDGPYDNTAVYKVPPGHYFMMGDNRDNSTDSRVQSSRYGVGFVPYENFIGRAEIIFFSADVDEPDAFRWWSPWTWPFDIRWNRFFHLVR, from the coding sequence ATGAGCATTGGTACGAAGACGTCGGGATCGAGTTGGTCGGAAACCCTCATCATCGTCGTCGAAGCACTCGCGATTGCGATGCTCGTTCGCATCTTTTTCTATCAGCCGTTCAATATTCCGTCGGGCTCGATGAAAGAGACGCTGCTCGTCGGCGATTATCTCTTCGTGTCGAAGCTGTCCTACGGCTACAGCAAGTTTTCGTTTCCCTTCAGCCCCGATCTTTTCTCGGGCCGCATCTGGGGCGCGGAACCGAAGCGCGGCGACGTCGCGGTGTTCAAGCTGCCACGAGACAATTCAACGGATTACATCAAGCGCGTCATCGGCCTTCCGGGCGATGAAATCCAGATGAAGGGCGGCCAGCTGTTCATCAACGGACAGGCTGTGCCGAAGGTGCCGGCGGGCTCGTTCACGACGCGTGAAGAAGGCCGCGAGCGGGCCATTCCCGTCTTCCAGGAAACGCTCCCGAACGGCGTCAAATACAACGTCCTCGATAGCGATCCCGATGGCCCCTACGACAATACCGCGGTTTATAAGGTGCCGCCCGGGCATTACTTCATGATGGGCGATAACCGCGACAACTCCACCGACAGCCGCGTTCAGTCGTCGCGCTACGGGGTCGGCTTCGTCCCCTACGAGAACTTCATCGGGCGCGCCGAAATCATCTTCTTCTCGGCCGATGTCGATGAGCCGGACGCCTTCCGCTGGTGGTCGCCCTGGACATGGCCATTTGACATCCGCTGGAACAGGTTCTTCCATCTCGTGCGATAA
- a CDS encoding acetyl-CoA carboxylase biotin carboxylase subunit, translating to MFKKILIANRGEIACRVIKTARKMGIKTVAVYSDADRDSLHVEMADEAVHIGPAPAAQSYLIMDKIIEACKATGAEAVHPGYGFLSEREAFPRALQKHGIVFIGPNAKAIAAMGDKIESKKAAAAAKVSTVPGYLGEIGDAKQAVKIANEIGYPVMIKASAGGGGKGMRIAYNAKEAEEGFQLARSEAKSSFGDDRCFIEKFIENPRHIEIQVLGDKHGNVVYLGERECSIQRRNQKVLEEAPSPLLDEKTRKAMGEQAVALSKAVGYDSAGTVEFVAGQDRSFFFLEMNTRLQVEHPVTELVTGIDLVEQMIRVAAGEKLPFKQADIKLNGWAVESRVYAEDPFRNFLPSIGRLVKYRPPAEGKKDGVTVRNDTGVFEGGEISMFYDPMIAKLVTHAPTRAAAIEAQAGALDAFYIDGIQHNMPFLAAMMQHPRWRSGKLSTGFIKEEFPDGFEPRAPEGADLITLAAVAGAIDHLGNARRRDITHQMAGRSISFAKRRIVKVGDATVKLEAMGAIPGPYYISILNDDGEPTKTLEITSEWWPGEPVWHGTVEGAEVAVQVRPIANGMLLSYRGMQAPTFVYTEREAELAALMPVKVAADMSKYLLCPMPGLVKAINVTEGQDVKAGDALAVVEAMKMENILKAERDGKVKKISAQAGDSLAVDAVIIEFA from the coding sequence ATGTTCAAAAAAATTCTGATCGCTAACCGCGGTGAAATCGCCTGTCGCGTCATCAAGACCGCGCGCAAGATGGGCATCAAGACCGTGGCGGTCTATTCGGACGCCGACCGCGACTCGCTTCATGTCGAAATGGCCGACGAAGCCGTGCACATCGGCCCGGCGCCGGCCGCGCAGTCCTACCTGATCATGGACAAGATAATCGAGGCCTGCAAAGCGACGGGCGCCGAGGCGGTTCATCCCGGATATGGATTTTTGTCCGAGCGCGAAGCATTCCCGCGCGCCCTGCAGAAGCACGGCATCGTCTTCATCGGTCCGAACGCCAAGGCGATCGCCGCGATGGGCGACAAGATCGAGAGTAAGAAGGCGGCGGCCGCAGCCAAGGTTTCGACCGTTCCCGGCTACCTCGGCGAAATCGGCGACGCCAAGCAGGCGGTGAAGATCGCCAACGAGATCGGCTATCCGGTGATGATCAAGGCCTCCGCCGGTGGCGGCGGCAAGGGCATGCGCATCGCCTACAACGCCAAGGAAGCCGAAGAAGGGTTCCAGCTCGCGCGCTCCGAAGCCAAGTCGTCGTTCGGCGACGATCGCTGCTTCATCGAAAAGTTCATCGAGAACCCGCGCCACATCGAAATTCAGGTGCTGGGCGATAAGCACGGCAACGTCGTCTATCTCGGCGAGCGCGAATGCTCCATCCAGCGCCGCAATCAGAAGGTGCTCGAGGAAGCTCCCTCTCCGCTGCTCGACGAAAAGACCCGCAAGGCGATGGGCGAGCAGGCCGTCGCGCTCTCGAAGGCGGTCGGCTACGACAGCGCCGGCACGGTTGAGTTCGTCGCCGGTCAGGATCGGTCGTTCTTCTTCCTGGAAATGAACACGCGTCTGCAGGTCGAGCACCCGGTTACCGAACTCGTGACGGGCATCGATCTCGTTGAGCAGATGATCCGCGTCGCGGCCGGTGAAAAGCTGCCGTTCAAGCAGGCGGACATCAAGCTCAACGGCTGGGCCGTCGAAAGCCGCGTCTACGCGGAAGACCCGTTCCGCAACTTCCTGCCGTCGATCGGACGCCTCGTGAAGTATCGCCCACCGGCGGAAGGCAAGAAGGACGGCGTCACGGTTCGCAACGACACCGGCGTCTTCGAAGGCGGCGAGATCTCGATGTTCTATGATCCGATGATCGCCAAGCTCGTGACGCATGCGCCGACACGCGCCGCCGCGATCGAGGCTCAGGCCGGGGCGCTCGACGCGTTCTATATCGATGGCATCCAGCACAACATGCCATTCCTGGCTGCGATGATGCAGCATCCGCGCTGGCGCTCGGGCAAGCTCTCGACGGGCTTCATCAAGGAAGAGTTTCCGGATGGCTTCGAGCCGCGCGCTCCCGAAGGCGCCGATCTGATCACGCTGGCCGCAGTCGCCGGTGCGATCGATCACCTCGGCAACGCACGCCGCCGCGACATCACTCATCAGATGGCGGGCCGGTCGATCAGTTTCGCCAAGCGCCGGATCGTCAAGGTCGGCGATGCGACGGTCAAGCTCGAGGCGATGGGAGCGATCCCCGGACCTTATTACATCTCGATCTTGAACGATGACGGTGAGCCGACCAAAACGCTGGAGATCACCTCGGAGTGGTGGCCGGGCGAGCCGGTCTGGCACGGCACCGTGGAAGGCGCCGAAGTCGCCGTTCAGGTCCGCCCAATCGCGAACGGCATGCTGCTCTCCTATCGCGGCATGCAGGCGCCGACATTCGTCTACACGGAACGGGAAGCGGAACTCGCCGCTCTCATGCCGGTCAAGGTTGCGGCCGATATGTCGAAGTATCTGCTGTGCCCGATGCCTGGCCTCGTGAAAGCGATCAACGTCACTGAAGGCCAGGATGTGAAGGCCGGCGACGCGCTCGCGGTCGTCGAAGCCATGAAGATGGAAAACATCCTCAAGGCCGAGCGCGACGGCAAGGTGAAGAAGATCAGCGCCCAGGCCGGCGATAGCCTCGCGGTCGACGCTGTGATCATCGAGTTCGCCTGA
- a CDS encoding pyridoxine 5'-phosphate synthase, translating into MPAPNKSGKSSTAAVRRAPLRLGVNIDHVATLRNARGGVHPDPLRAAHLAIEGGADGITAHLREDRRHISDTDITRLKNELTRPLNLEMAATDEMLKIAIRHVPNACCLVPERREERTTEGGLDVRGSVKTLKPFVAKLQDAGIRVSLFIEPDIKTIEAAAKVGADIVELHTGRYCNLALEHDAAGVAREIERHATAARAAAAAGLEVHAGHGLTYNTVKPIAEMPEIVELNIGHFLIGEAIFGGLSGAVRRMRLLMDEARDDVLRSGRSDR; encoded by the coding sequence GTGCCTGCTCCAAATAAATCTGGGAAATCCTCAACGGCTGCCGTACGCCGCGCTCCGCTGCGTCTCGGCGTCAATATCGATCACGTCGCGACGTTGCGAAACGCGCGCGGCGGCGTGCATCCCGATCCCCTTCGCGCCGCGCATCTCGCGATCGAAGGCGGCGCCGACGGCATCACAGCGCACCTGCGCGAAGATCGCCGCCACATCTCGGATACCGACATCACGCGTCTCAAGAATGAGCTGACGCGGCCGCTCAATCTCGAAATGGCGGCGACGGACGAGATGTTGAAAATCGCGATCCGGCACGTGCCGAACGCCTGCTGCCTCGTGCCCGAGCGGCGCGAGGAAAGAACGACCGAGGGCGGTCTCGACGTTCGCGGCAGCGTCAAAACGCTGAAGCCGTTCGTCGCCAAGCTTCAGGATGCAGGCATTCGCGTTTCGCTCTTCATCGAGCCCGATATCAAAACCATCGAGGCCGCCGCGAAGGTCGGCGCCGATATCGTCGAGCTTCACACCGGACGCTATTGCAATCTGGCGCTCGAGCATGACGCCGCCGGCGTTGCGCGCGAGATCGAACGCCACGCGACGGCGGCGCGGGCCGCCGCGGCAGCCGGTCTGGAAGTTCACGCCGGGCACGGATTGACCTACAACACAGTGAAGCCGATCGCCGAGATGCCGGAGATCGTCGAACTCAACATCGGACACTTCCTGATCGGGGAAGCCATCTTCGGCGGACTGTCCGGGGCCGTCCGGCGCATGCGCTTGCTGATGGATGAGGCGCGCGACGATGTCTTGCGATCGGGCCGGTCCGATCGATGA
- a CDS encoding polysaccharide deacetylase family protein, with product MRHASLPVIAVAALLSLAATAPLHAEIEAGGAVKADTCADDGKTLGVSRTIEIDTAGGPAIGGDQKRALQLLNDGEVVLTFDDGPMKSRTRAILKALADQCTKATFFMVGQMALSDPAMVREVAAGGNTIGSHTWSHRNMRFANTKAIDQQIESAISMVTKANGAPISPLFRFPYLSSSRQAEAYLRNRNIAAVWVDVDSKDYLTRNPEVVKNRILAQLATSKKGIILMHDIHAWTAKMLPGLLAALHEKGFKVVHLVAKAPVDTIASYDAAAEKAIASKTAAKAADPTAERSLVWSMTPAPDAKHKARAVKKVQGKPAIVDGVPATAPSSQGKTRAPAAAKDETPFWQFNLFN from the coding sequence ATGCGGCACGCTTCTCTGCCCGTCATCGCTGTTGCTGCGCTGCTGTCGCTGGCTGCCACAGCTCCGCTTCATGCTGAGATCGAAGCCGGCGGCGCGGTCAAAGCCGACACGTGCGCGGACGATGGGAAGACGCTCGGCGTGTCTCGCACGATCGAGATCGATACCGCTGGCGGACCTGCGATCGGTGGCGATCAGAAGCGCGCGTTGCAGCTTCTGAACGACGGCGAAGTCGTTCTGACGTTCGACGACGGCCCGATGAAATCCCGCACGCGAGCCATTTTGAAAGCGCTCGCCGACCAGTGCACGAAGGCGACTTTCTTCATGGTCGGACAGATGGCGCTCTCGGACCCCGCGATGGTTCGCGAGGTCGCCGCCGGTGGAAACACGATCGGCAGCCACACGTGGTCGCATCGGAACATGCGGTTCGCCAATACCAAGGCGATCGACCAGCAGATCGAAAGCGCCATCTCGATGGTGACGAAAGCCAATGGAGCGCCGATTTCTCCGCTGTTCCGGTTTCCCTACCTGAGCTCGAGCCGCCAGGCGGAAGCGTATCTCAGGAACCGGAACATCGCCGCGGTCTGGGTCGACGTCGACTCGAAGGACTACCTGACGCGTAATCCCGAGGTCGTCAAAAACCGCATTCTCGCGCAGCTCGCGACGAGCAAGAAGGGCATCATCCTGATGCACGACATTCACGCTTGGACCGCAAAGATGCTGCCGGGCCTGCTTGCCGCGCTTCACGAAAAAGGATTCAAGGTCGTCCACCTCGTCGCGAAGGCGCCGGTCGATACGATCGCCTCCTACGATGCCGCTGCAGAAAAGGCGATCGCATCGAAGACCGCTGCAAAGGCCGCCGATCCGACGGCGGAGCGTTCACTCGTCTGGTCGATGACGCCGGCTCCCGACGCGAAGCATAAGGCGCGAGCTGTTAAGAAGGTTCAGGGCAAACCGGCAATCGTTGACGGCGTGCCGGCGACCGCGCCTTCGTCTCAGGGCAAGACGCGCGCGCCAGCGGCTGCGAAAGACGAAACACCGTTCTGGCAGTTCAATCTGTTCAACTGA
- the acpS gene encoding holo-ACP synthase produces MILGIGNDLCDIRRIEKSIERFGDRFLLRVFTEEERRKALSRAHPARTFAKRFAAKEAATKALGTGFSNGVYFIDIGVVNAPSGRPTLALTGGAARHLALLTPKGFTSRIDVTLTDEYPLAEAFVVISAVPNDTPSG; encoded by the coding sequence ATGATCCTGGGCATCGGCAACGATCTCTGTGATATCCGCCGCATCGAAAAATCGATCGAGCGATTTGGCGACCGCTTCCTGCTCCGCGTCTTCACGGAGGAGGAACGGCGAAAAGCCCTCTCTCGCGCGCACCCGGCCCGCACGTTCGCCAAGCGCTTCGCGGCCAAGGAAGCCGCGACCAAGGCGCTGGGCACTGGCTTCAGCAACGGCGTCTATTTCATCGACATCGGCGTCGTTAACGCACCGAGCGGCCGCCCGACCCTGGCGCTGACCGGCGGTGCGGCGCGGCATCTGGCGCTGCTCACGCCGAAAGGCTTCACGTCCCGCATCGACGTGACTTTGACGGACGAGTACCCCCTGGCCGAGGCCTTCGTCGTCATATCGGCGGTGCCGAATGACACGCCGTCTGGCTGA
- the lipB gene encoding lipoyl(octanoyl) transferase LipB encodes MFSGDSRAVSGSAPAVDWAISDRPVEYPFAIEAMRARAASIRDNGSPELVWLLEHPALYTGGTGAKDDDLLNPSALPIFRTGRGGQFTYHGPGQRVVYVMLDLKARGGDIRAFVTQLEAWIIGTLAQFNVKGETRRDRVGVWVRRPSASGNSEDKIAAIGLRVSRGVTTHGLSINVDPDLSHYGGIVPCGIRDFGVTSLANLGLPVTPYDVDVALRTNFERTFGATKRAAPPAPGVEPVPVK; translated from the coding sequence ATGTTTTCCGGCGATTCCCGCGCTGTTTCAGGTTCCGCGCCCGCGGTCGATTGGGCGATCAGCGATCGGCCGGTCGAATATCCATTCGCGATCGAGGCGATGCGCGCCAGAGCTGCGTCAATCCGCGACAACGGGTCTCCCGAACTGGTTTGGCTCCTGGAGCATCCGGCGCTCTACACGGGCGGTACGGGAGCGAAAGACGACGACCTGCTCAATCCATCGGCGCTGCCGATCTTTCGCACCGGACGCGGCGGGCAGTTCACCTATCATGGGCCCGGGCAACGGGTCGTCTATGTGATGCTCGACCTCAAAGCGCGAGGGGGCGACATCCGAGCCTTCGTCACTCAGCTCGAAGCCTGGATCATCGGCACGCTGGCTCAATTCAACGTCAAGGGTGAGACGCGGCGGGATCGCGTCGGCGTCTGGGTCAGGCGGCCTTCAGCGAGCGGAAATTCCGAAGACAAGATCGCCGCGATCGGGCTGCGCGTCAGCCGCGGGGTCACGACGCATGGCTTGAGCATAAATGTCGATCCGGATCTCTCCCACTATGGCGGGATCGTTCCGTGCGGGATTCGCGACTTCGGCGTCACCAGTCTTGCGAACCTCGGCCTGCCGGTCACGCCGTATGATGTCGACGTTGCGCTTCGCACGAATTTCGAGCGCACATTCGGAGCGACGAAGCGTGCCGCGCCGCCGGCTCCGGGTGTTGAACCCGTTCCCGTGAAGTGA
- a CDS encoding GNAT family N-acetyltransferase, protein MANIDTGSATIEVRAVTADDHAEWLRLFRDYITFYEEDVPEDVIETTWQRLLAQEDNMIALIAIANGHALGIVNLVFHRSTWARDWYCYLEDLFVAPDARGKGVGRALIEAVYAEADRRGASRTYWATQAKNATARTLYDRLGSLTEFVQYRR, encoded by the coding sequence ATGGCCAACATCGACACCGGCTCCGCGACAATCGAAGTTCGCGCCGTCACCGCAGATGACCATGCGGAGTGGCTTCGCCTGTTTCGCGATTACATCACGTTCTACGAAGAGGATGTTCCGGAGGACGTGATCGAGACCACGTGGCAGCGTTTGCTGGCGCAGGAGGACAACATGATCGCGCTCATCGCGATCGCAAACGGCCATGCCCTCGGCATCGTCAACCTGGTCTTCCATCGATCGACCTGGGCACGCGACTGGTATTGCTATCTGGAAGACTTGTTCGTCGCGCCGGATGCGCGCGGAAAAGGCGTCGGGCGGGCGTTGATCGAGGCGGTCTATGCAGAGGCCGACCGGCGCGGCGCATCGCGGACATACTGGGCGACGCAAGCGAAGAACGCGACCGCTCGCACGCTTTATGATCGCCTCGGATCGCTGACTGAATTCGTCCAGTACCGCCGCTAG
- a CDS encoding LysR family transcriptional regulator, with product MDVNLARTFLIVAETGSFVDAARKLNITQSTVSARIKGLEDLLGRPLFTRSKSGVELTGAGELFQKHALALVRVWQQAQLQVSLADQHPEHISVGAPLSLWNGFLMKWASGLRAKIPGIALSATAGASSQLSQRLIEGTLDLAVMYRPSLPPGLTIEHLFDEEFVLVSSAKAGSRRTVSDYLLVDWGIDFVQDHAAAFPEHANPAISLDLGPMALDYLLANECSGYFPARMVKKLIARGRVREPKRARKFVYPVYMVYPETRNEEAFEPILRGLRRAAAKFS from the coding sequence ATGGACGTCAATCTCGCTCGCACATTTCTGATTGTTGCTGAAACGGGCAGCTTCGTTGATGCCGCTCGCAAGCTCAACATCACTCAGTCCACCGTCTCCGCGCGCATCAAAGGTCTCGAAGATCTGCTCGGGCGACCGCTGTTTACGCGATCGAAGTCGGGCGTCGAGCTGACCGGCGCGGGCGAACTCTTTCAGAAGCATGCACTGGCTCTGGTGCGCGTCTGGCAACAGGCGCAGCTTCAAGTTTCCCTTGCAGATCAGCATCCGGAGCACATTTCGGTCGGCGCGCCGCTCAGTCTTTGGAACGGCTTTTTGATGAAGTGGGCGTCGGGACTGAGGGCGAAAATTCCCGGCATCGCGCTGTCGGCGACGGCGGGCGCCTCTTCCCAATTGAGCCAGCGACTGATCGAGGGAACGCTGGATCTCGCCGTCATGTATCGCCCGTCGCTGCCGCCGGGACTGACGATCGAGCATCTGTTCGACGAGGAGTTCGTCCTCGTCTCGTCGGCGAAAGCCGGGAGCCGGCGCACCGTCAGCGATTATCTTCTCGTCGATTGGGGAATCGATTTCGTGCAGGATCATGCCGCCGCATTCCCCGAACATGCCAACCCCGCCATCAGCCTCGATCTCGGTCCGATGGCGCTCGACTACCTGCTGGCCAATGAGTGTTCGGGGTATTTTCCGGCGCGAATGGTGAAAAAGCTCATCGCGCGCGGCCGCGTCAGAGAGCCGAAACGCGCTCGCAAGTTCGTCTATCCGGTCTACATGGTCTACCCGGAGACGCGGAACGAAGAGGCGTTCGAGCCCATTCTTCGCGGACTTCGGCGCGCCGCAGCCAAGTTCAGCTAG
- the rnc gene encoding ribonuclease III encodes MLRPRKFKELETKLGHRFKDPGLLERALTHASVRGGKIARFDNERLEFIGDRVLGLAIAEILNQQYPEASEGELARRYNRLVRGEACAKVARNIGLGAHLILSESEADSGGRDKTTILADAAEALLGAVFIDVGFEKARAVVRKLWQEQSEPVPEVAVDAKSALQEWAQGQGLALPKYTVVSRKGPDHAPRFTAEVIIAGRAPAQGEGASKRIAEQAAATALLTREGEGGRLGDA; translated from the coding sequence ATGTTGAGACCTCGGAAATTCAAGGAGCTTGAGACCAAGCTCGGACACCGCTTCAAGGACCCCGGTCTTTTGGAACGGGCCCTGACGCACGCCAGCGTTCGCGGCGGAAAGATCGCGCGCTTCGACAACGAGCGCCTGGAGTTCATCGGCGATCGCGTGCTTGGGCTTGCGATCGCCGAGATCCTTAATCAGCAATATCCAGAGGCGAGCGAGGGTGAACTCGCACGCCGCTACAACCGGCTGGTTCGTGGCGAAGCCTGCGCTAAGGTTGCGCGCAACATCGGTCTCGGCGCACACCTCATTCTTTCGGAAAGTGAAGCCGACAGCGGCGGGCGCGACAAGACGACGATCCTTGCCGACGCCGCGGAAGCGCTGCTCGGCGCCGTGTTCATCGACGTCGGTTTCGAGAAAGCGCGCGCAGTCGTCCGCAAACTGTGGCAGGAACAGTCGGAGCCCGTGCCGGAAGTCGCGGTCGATGCCAAGTCCGCGCTCCAGGAGTGGGCGCAAGGCCAGGGTTTGGCATTGCCGAAATATACCGTCGTCTCTCGCAAAGGGCCGGATCACGCGCCACGCTTTACCGCCGAAGTCATCATTGCGGGCCGCGCTCCGGCGCAGGGCGAAGGCGCATCGAAACGCATCGCGGAACAAGCGGCGGCAACGGCGCTTTTGACCCGCGAGGGTGAAGGAGGCCGTCTTGGCGACGCCTGA
- the recO gene encoding DNA repair protein RecO, which yields MQWTDEAIVLSVKPHGETAAVIELWTRTHGRHLGLVHGGRSRRLRPILQPGNHVDATWKARLSDQLGHVTIEMRRAFAAETLDDAAALAALSTLTTLTHLLPERDPHPNLYEITLFVLGFLNDATVWPALLVRWELALLEELGFGLDLSQCAATGSNDQLIYVSPRTGRAVSASAGEPYRDKLLPLPAFLTKHRSGHVTEDDIRLGFALTGHFLETRVLLPRGQSLPQPRSRLLAHLPQ from the coding sequence ATGCAATGGACGGATGAAGCCATCGTTCTATCGGTCAAGCCGCACGGTGAAACGGCGGCGGTCATAGAACTGTGGACGCGGACGCACGGCCGCCATCTCGGCCTCGTCCACGGCGGCCGGTCGCGGCGCCTCCGCCCGATCCTGCAACCCGGCAACCACGTCGACGCGACGTGGAAAGCGCGGCTCTCCGATCAGCTCGGTCACGTCACAATCGAAATGCGTCGCGCCTTTGCGGCCGAAACCCTCGACGATGCCGCAGCCCTCGCGGCGCTCTCGACGCTGACGACGCTGACGCATCTGCTGCCCGAGCGCGACCCGCATCCGAACCTCTACGAAATCACCCTGTTCGTTCTCGGCTTCTTGAATGATGCAACGGTTTGGCCGGCGCTTCTCGTTCGCTGGGAGCTGGCGCTGCTCGAGGAACTGGGATTTGGTCTCGATCTCAGCCAATGCGCGGCAACGGGGAGCAACGATCAGCTGATCTATGTCTCGCCGCGCACGGGACGCGCCGTGTCGGCGTCCGCCGGCGAACCGTACCGGGACAAGCTGCTTCCGCTACCCGCGTTTCTGACCAAGCATCGTTCCGGTCATGTGACGGAGGACGATATCCGGCTCGGTTTCGCGCTGACCGGACATTTCCTGGAAACGCGCGTTTTACTTCCACGCGGCCAAAGCCTGCCGCAGCCGCGCTCGCGTCTGTTGGCGCACCTCCCGCAGTGA
- a CDS encoding DUF6232 family protein translates to MIFHGRIPESAAATKTFDALRIEGRVLTTPSRTIPIANIASVSVGTHVRQKPTLLYWGLAALFLVMTFGSMRPDLSFGPLSPTGATVLLGFITLAFAALALKPQDKTPYLLISSNDGVLSRFTAPDSAILDEVRGILTEKINRGDDSIAFSIDFENGQIESLAGGKSLPPQRAQNGAGHAQAAVAAPNERVAQQHDVPRTRPPATDAQRSAPRQVRTQPALPSPSNGAASPPASAFVDYSTVLSAIVEMHRFYARQPNTQHLEQRLSELELLMRAGTPTPTQKARLRELSNDMSQILQAYPQAVELFDHIGSMLPAGHH, encoded by the coding sequence ATGATATTTCACGGACGCATCCCCGAGAGCGCCGCGGCGACCAAGACGTTTGACGCGCTTCGCATCGAGGGCCGCGTTCTGACCACGCCGTCGCGCACCATTCCGATTGCGAACATCGCGAGCGTCTCCGTCGGCACCCACGTCAGACAAAAGCCGACACTTCTTTATTGGGGCCTCGCCGCGCTCTTCCTGGTGATGACATTCGGATCGATGCGCCCGGATCTGTCGTTCGGCCCGCTCTCGCCGACCGGCGCTACCGTGCTCCTCGGCTTCATCACGCTCGCCTTCGCGGCGCTGGCGCTGAAGCCGCAAGACAAGACGCCCTATCTGCTCATCTCGTCGAATGATGGGGTTTTGTCTCGCTTCACCGCGCCCGATAGCGCGATCCTTGACGAAGTTCGCGGCATCCTGACCGAGAAGATCAATCGCGGAGACGACTCGATCGCGTTCTCGATCGATTTCGAAAATGGGCAGATCGAGAGCCTTGCGGGAGGCAAAAGCCTGCCGCCGCAGCGCGCTCAGAACGGCGCGGGCCATGCGCAAGCTGCCGTCGCCGCGCCCAATGAACGGGTTGCGCAACAGCACGACGTTCCCCGGACTCGGCCACCTGCGACCGATGCTCAGCGAAGCGCGCCGCGACAGGTCCGCACCCAGCCCGCTCTTCCCTCGCCCTCTAACGGCGCCGCGTCTCCGCCAGCAAGCGCGTTCGTCGACTACAGCACCGTGCTTTCCGCGATCGTCGAGATGCACCGCTTCTATGCGCGCCAGCCCAATACGCAACATCTCGAACAGCGGCTCTCAGAGCTTGAGCTATTGATGCGCGCCGGAACTCCGACGCCGACGCAGAAGGCGCGGCTGCGCGAGCTTTCCAACGACATGTCGCAGATCCTGCAAGCCTATCCGCAAGCGGTCGAACTCTTCGACCACATCGGAAGCATGCTTCCCGCTGGGCATCACTAG